One window from the genome of Eucalyptus grandis isolate ANBG69807.140 chromosome 7, ASM1654582v1, whole genome shotgun sequence encodes:
- the LOC104425983 gene encoding LOW QUALITY PROTEIN: photosynthetic NDH subunit of subcomplex B 4, chloroplastic (The sequence of the model RefSeq protein was modified relative to this genomic sequence to represent the inferred CDS: inserted 2 bases in 1 codon), with the protein MADAIRSFIIANPTHLHGHILKRRLDMNPSSRLLEMRRSKRASLCKVNAFPDWTLMAVLVEQAEGQREFITNKSIWHLSDKALKSVYTFYIMFTCWGCLFFGSTKDPYYDLEEYRKDGGDGTGHWVYEKQEDIEESTRAELWREELIEEFEQKXGLRELEEAGRI; encoded by the exons CCGACGCACCTTCACGGTCACATCCTGAAGAGAAGATTGGACATGAACCCATCTTCAAGACTG CTTGAAATGAGGAGGAGCAAAAGGGCCTCTCTTTGTAAAGTGAATGCCTTCCCAGATTGGACTCTGATGGCAGTTCTAGTCGAGCAGGCTGAAGGCCAGAGGGAATTCATTACCAACAAGTCAATATGGCACCTTAGTGATAAAGCCCTGAAGAGTGTTT ATACTTTCTACATCATGTTCACTTGTTGGGGATGCTTGTTCTTTGGCTCCACAAAA GATCCATACTATGATTTGGAAGAATACAGgaaagatggaggagatggtACTGGTCACTGGGTTTATGAAAAG CAAGAAGACATTGAAGAATCAACCAGAGCAGAGCTATGGCGTGAGGAGCTGATCGAGgaatttgaacaaaa agggCTTCGAGAGCTGGAAGAAGCTGGAAGAATATAG